GGGATCACCGCGCATTTCGCGCAGACACCGGACGGCCCGGTGTTCCAGCCACTCGCGGTGGTCCCGTGACCGGCCCCGCCCTGCGCCTCGCCCGGCCCTGGCTCGAAATGCGCTTCGCCGCGCCGCGCGAGGTGCTGAGCTGGACGCTGAACCGCCCCGGCTTCGTCACCGCCGACCGCCTCCTCTGGCGCGAGGTGTGCAATGCCGACCTGACGCCGGAGCTCGATGTGGCGGACTGGCTCGCGGGCGAGCTCGCCGCGCAGGACATGACGGATGCGCCCTGCTTTCTCACCTCGCGCGACATCCGCCGCATGGTCGAGACCCGCGTCACCGTCGACCAGGTTACCGCGCGCTGCGTGGCCACGGTCGGCCTGTCAAACGGCGAACGGATCGGCGCGCGGCGGGTCTACGATCCGGCGAGCTGGGGCACGATCAACATCGCCGTGGAGCTTGATCTGCCGCTTGCCCGGCCGGCGCTGATCGAGGCGCTGAGCCTCGTGGCCGAGGCACGCACCGCGGCGCTCGTGGAGCTGGGCCCGGATCTGGAGACCGGGCGGATCACCGGCACCGGCACGGATTGCATTGCCGTCGCCGCGCCCGAGGGGGAGATGCGTTTTGCCGGGCTTCATACCGCCCAGGGCGAGGCGCTCGGCCGTGCCGTCCATGACGCCGTCGCCACCGGGACGCGCGACTGGATCGGAGAGCGCACGTCGTCCTGAGGCCCTCACCCTCTCGCCCCGGCATGGCCGTTTTTCGGCCCTTTTCGGCCGGAGCGGCGGCTCTGGCTCTCCTCCCCGTTCCCACTCTGATCCTTTCGGCGTCATCGGGCGGGATTTCCGCCCGTTTTATCCGCAGACCGGGAAAGACCGCGTCCCGCCCCCCTCGTGACGCTTCGCCTCCGGCGCGGGGCGGGCTAGGCTTTGAGAGCGAGTAGAAGCGGTCGGGCCACGGGGCCTGGGCATTGCTCGACGGACAGTCCCTGATCCAGTCGAGTGCACACCGCCATGTCGCAGACCCTTTCTCACATCCCTGACCAAAGCCATGACACCCCGCTCCCGCTGCGCATCCCGCAGGCGGAGAGCGCCGTTTCGCACAGGAGACATCCATGACCAAAGATCCTTACGCACTGGCCGAACTGACCCGCGAGAGCACCATAGGCGGCGACGGCACCGATATCGCACGCGACGTGCCGGTGATCGACCTGTCGGATTTCGAGACGCGCAAGGCGGAGATCGCCGAGGCACTCTGGGAGGCGGCGACCGGCAGCGGGTTTTTCCAGGTGACCAACCACGGCATTCCCGAGGCGGAGATCGAGGCCGCCTTCGACACCGCCTGGGATTTCTTCAACCTGCCGCAGGAGGTGAAGGCGACCGTCGCGATGCCGAAGGGCGTGAACGCGGGCTGGGAATTCAAGGCGCAGGTGCGCCCCTCCACCGGCACGCCGGACAACAAGGAAAGCTACCAGATCACGCTGCCGAAGATGGACGGGCTCTGGCCGGCGGAGACGGCGCTGCCGGGCTTTCGCGACAGGGCGCTGCGCTTCGAGCGGCTGAACTGGGAACTCGGAATGAGGATCCTGTCCTGTTTCGCGCTGAAGCTCGGGTTCGACGAGGATTTCTTCACCCGCGCCCATGACCGCGCCTCGCCGCAATACCAGTCCACGCTGCGGCTGTTGCACTACATGTCGATGGAGGAGGCGAAGCCGGAGGATTTCACCTTCTGGCGCGCCGGGGCGCATTCGGATTTCGACTGCCTCACCATCCTGCACCAGAAGGAGGGCGAAGGCGGGTTGCAGGTCTGCCCCGGAAAGGATGCCGAAAGCGGGGCATGGACCGAGGTGCCGCCGAAGGCCGGGCATATCACCTGCAATATCGGCGACATGCTGATGCGCTGGTCGGACGACCAGCTCCAGTCGACCCTGCACCGCGTGCGGATGCCGCGGGAGGGCGAATACATGGGCCGGCGCCTGTCCCTGCCCTTCTTCTGCCAGGCGAACCGCGACGTGCTGATGGAAGGGCCGCTCGGAAAGTACCCGCCGATGACGGCGGGCGACTATCTCGACATGCGGATCAAGGCGAATTTCGCCCGGAAGGGCTGATGCCCCCGGCGGACCGGCGGGCGGCGGCGCTCAGTCGCCCGCCCCCGTCAGCCGTGCCATGTCCTCCTCGCTCAGGGCGAGCGTGGCGGCCGTGGCGAAACTCTCCACCTGCGCGACGCTCGTCGCACTCGCGATCGGGGCGGTGACGCCGTCGCGGTGCAGGATCCAGGCCAGTGCGACCTCCGCCGGTTCGACCCCCTTCTCCGCCGCGACCTCCCCGAGCGCATCGAGCAGGCGCAGACCGCGCGCATCGAGATATTTTTCGACGAAATTGCCGCGCTTGCGCCCCTTCAGGTCGTCCTTGCTGCGGTATTTGCCGGACAGGAAACCCGAGGCGAGGCTGAAATAGGTGACGACGCCGAGATCCCGCTGAAGCGACAGGTCGCGCAGCGGTCCCTCGAATTCGTCCCGGTCGTAGAGATTGTATTCCGGCTGGATCACCTGATAGGCGGGCAGGCCCTCCCGCTCGGCGATGTCGAAGGCGGTGCCGAGGAGATCCGCGTCGAAATTCGACGCGCCGATGCTCCGCACCTTGCCCTCCCGGATGAGCCTGTCATAGGCGGAAAGCGTTTCGGCCTGATCCGTCTCCGGGTCCGGCCGATGCGAGAAATAGACGTCGACCTCCCCGATCCCGAGCCTGTCGAGCGACGCGTCGATCGCCTCCGCGATCCACCGCTTCGACAGCCCCCTGCGGTCGGGCCCGCCCATGTCCGAGCCGACCTTGGTGAAGATCGTCACCCGCTCGCGCATGCCGGGACGCGCCGCGAGCCATTTGCCGAGCATGGTTTCGGATTCGCCCCCGGAATTGCCCTCGATCCAGGCGGAATAGACATCCGCCGTGTCGATGGCATCGAAACCGTGATCGACGAACGCGTCGAGCACGCGAAAGCTCTCCGCCTCGTCCGCCGTCCAACCGAGCACGTTGCCCCCGAAGACGACGGGTGCGATCTCGAATCCCGTGGTGCCGAGTGGTCTCTTCTTCATCTCCGTCTCCTTTCAATCCCGTATGTCCGTAGCTTCATCCGTTCCTGTCCGCCGCCGCTTCAGCGCGCCAGCGTGCCGGTGATCCGCGCGGCAAGCGCGTTCACCGCCGCCCCCGTCGCCTGGGCGATCGCCCCCGGCGCGTCGGAGTTCATCGGCACGGCGATGGCAAAAGGCACGATACGCTCGCGCACCACCATGTCATAGGAGGAAATCGCGAACTGGCCGTTCAGGTGCAGCCGCCCGTCGGCGCGCGCGGCCAGCTCGGAGACGCGCACGTCCACCTCCGCCTGTGCCGGGCGGGCGAGCGGCCAGGGCTCGGCGGCGACCTCGGCCGTGCTCGTGGCGGCGATCCGGTCGGCAAGGCGCTGGGTCATCGCGCGCGACGGCTCGTCGGCCCAGAGCGCGCTCTTCACCGGCCGGAGCGCCCCGCCCGCCTCCTCCTCGCGCAGGATCTGGTCGGCCGCGGCATAGGCGGGCAGGCTCACCTGCCGCACCTCGAGCGTCGCGACACGGAGCGCCGCACGGGCGGCGGGCGCCTCCGTCGCGGGCGGCGTCGCGATGAGATAGCGCGGGTCGTTGTCGCCGCAGGCGGCAAGGGCGAGAAGGAGCAGGGGAGCAAATCGTGTCATGGTTACCGTCCGAACAGAATGGAATTGGGATTGCGCTCGAGCGTGCGCGCGAGGCTGGAGAGCGCCTGGGCCGCGGACCGCAGCTCGCGCAGCGCCTCGAGCGTCTCGCGGTTGAAGCGCGAGTTCTGGCCATAGCCCGAGAGCACGCCCTCGGCCTCGCCCACGAGACCGTCGAGCCGGGTGGCGATCGCCGGCAGGTCGGCGGCCGCCTCCTCGACGGCGCGCGCGGCCTCGCGGGCGGAGGCGAAGGTGGCGTTGGCATTCTCGACCACGCCGCCGCCGCGCAATTCCGCCAGTGCCGCCTGCGCCTCGTCGAGCGCGCCGGTCAGGCTCTCGGGCAGCGCCCGCGTGCTTTCCTGGTCGATCAGCCGGTCCGCCCCGTCGAGAAAGGCGGAAGCCATGGCGAGGAACTGCTCGACCTCGAGCGAATTGGCCTTTTGCGTGAGCGTGTCGAGATCCTCGAGCAGTTGCGGCACGGCCGAGGTCTTGTCGTCGAAGGAGCCGGCCACCTCGCTCACCGTATCGGCGGCTTCGGAGGCAGCATCGAGCGCGGCGACGAGCCTGTTCACCGCCTCGGCCGCGCGCAGCTCTTCGGCGACGCCGCGCAATTCCCCGATGATAGCGCGCAACTCGCCCGGAAGCGCCTGCGCATCGTCGCTGCCCACGATCCCGCGGGCATCGTTCATCAGCCCGACGAAGGCATCGGGCGCGGCACGCAGGTTTTCGTCGCCGGCAAGGGTTTCGATGGAAGCGAGCGTGGCGATGGCCTGATCCATCAGCTCCTCCACCGGCAGGTTGTCGACGCGGTTGAGCAGCCCCTCGGCCGTGGCCGCGGCATCCGGCAGGTTGCTGACGACCGACGGCAGCAGCGGCGCCGTGGCGGCGAAGATGCCGAGCGTCTCGGGTGCGGCCTCCGGGATCTCCGCGAGCTCCACCGCGAGCGTGCGCGAGAAGATGCTCTGGGAAACGAGCCGCGCGCGCAGCCCGTTATGGACGGCATTGGCGAAGAAGGCGATGGTCTCGGCTGGCGGCGCCTCGGGATCGAGGCCGAGCCGGCCGGGGTCTATGGAGATCACGGCGCGCAGGATCACCGTCTGATCCTCGCCCTCCCCCTCGACGAAGGCGCCGAGGGTCGAGACCGCGCCGATCCGCACCCCCTTGTAGACCACGGGCGAGCCGACGGTCAGCCCCGCCACCGATTGCTCGAACTCGACGCTGAGGTCGACCGGGTTCTCGATCGCCTCGTTGAAGACGGACGACCGCGCCTCCTGCTCGCTTTCGTAGAGATCGAAGATCTGCCCCGGCTCGACCGGCTGCCCGCCGGAGAAGACGGTGTCGAACGACAGCCCGCCCCGGATCAGCCCGGCGATGGATCCGACCGAGAGGTCGAGCCCCTGCGGCCCGAAATTCACCGAGAAGCCGGAGGTCTGCCAGAAGCGCGTGGCGGTGGTGAGCCGGCGGTCGTGCGGCGCGTTGATGAAGGCGTCGACGATCACCTCCTCGCCGTTGCGGTCGAGCCTTGGCGCCTCGATCTTGCCCACCTCGATGCCGCGGTAATAGATCGGGGCGCCGGCGGTGATCTGACCGCCGTCCCGCGTGCGCAGCGTGACGCGCGTGCCGCGCATGCCGGGCAGCACCAGCGGCGCCTCCTCCATCCCCTCGAACCGGTCGGCCCGCGCATCCTCCTGCGGGGAGAAGGCGGCCTGGATATAGACGCCCGACAGCACCGTGGAGAGGCCGGTAATGCCGCTTGCGGACACTTCGGGACGCACGACCCAGAACTGCGCGTTCTCCGGCAGGACGCCGGCGACGGTGCGGTCGATCCGGGCATGGACGACGACCGCGGCGAGGTCGGAGGAAAAGCTCACATCCTCGACCACGCCGATATTGACGTCGCGATAGCGGATCAGCGTTTCCTCGGGCGTGATGCCCGCGGCATTCTCGAAGGAGATCTCGATCACCGTGCCGCGTTCCGCCCAGCTCTGCCAGGCGATGAACAGCGTCACCGCCAGGGCGGCGAGCGGCACGAGCCAGACGAGCGACAGGTTGCGCCAGAACGATCTCTTCGGTCCCTCGACCACGGTGCTTGCGGGCTCAGGCTCTGTCATTGCGGCCGTTGTCCTCTTTGTTGTGCATTCCTGTTCATGTCCGGTGTCAGTCCCCCGCGTCCCAGATCAGGCGCGAATCGAAACTCAGCGCGGCCAGCATCGTGAAGGCCACCGACAGCGCAAAGCTCACCGCCGCGATGCCCGGCGAGATCGTCGCCGCGAAATCGAGCCGCACGAGAGACGACAGGATCGCGACGACGAAGACGTCGATCATCGACCAGCGACCGATGAATTCCACGACCTCATAAAGCATATGACGGCGATGCGCGGAAAGCCTGACGCGGCGGGACACGCTGAGCGCGAGATAGGCGATGACGATGAACTTGCCCACCGGGATTACGATCGAGGCGACGAAGACAATGATCGCGACGCCGATATCGCCGTGATGCATGAGCTGCACGACGCCGCCGAAGATGGTGCTGTCCACCTCCTTGCCGAGCTGCGTGGTGCGCAGCATCGGGTAGAGGTTGGCCGGGATGTAGACGACGAGCCCGGCGAAGAACCACGCCCAGACCCGTTGCAGGCTCGAGCCGTCGCGCGGCGCGATCCGCGCGCCGCAGCGGTCGCAGATCCCGACCCCCGGAGGGGAGACCCTGCCGCAATGAGTGCACCCCACGAGCCCGGCTTCGTGCGCGGTCAGGATCTGCGTCGGGCGTCCAGCGTTTTCCAAACCGTCACTCTGCTCATGAAATTGTCCTTCATCACCGTCACGATGACGAGGGCCACGAAGGCCCAGAAGGCCGGGCCGATGGAGATATGCGCGAGCCCCGCCACCTTGACCAGCGCCACCGCGACGCCGACCACGAAGACCTCCGCCATCGCCCAGGGGCGCATCGCCTCGGCGATGCGGAAGGCGGGGGCGGCATGGCGCGCCGGGTGATAGCCCAGCGCCATCGGCGCGAGCACGTAGATCAGCGCGGCGAAGCGGACCGTCGGCAGCACCACGATGAGCGCCGCCATCGCGAGCGTGAGCGGCGCGGTGAGCCCGCTCGAGAAGGCCATGACCGTGTCGAGCAGCGAGCTGCGCCGGATCATTCCCGCCGCCTCGAGTTCGAGGAAGGGAAAGAAGATGGCCGCGATCATCAGGATGAGCGCGGCAAGCGCCAGCATCATGATGCGCGTCATCGCCAGCGCCCGCGGCGCCTCGATCACCGCGCCGCAGCGCGGGCAGCGCGCGGTCTCCCCGATCGCCACATCCGGCTCGCGCAGCAGCGCGTCGCAGGCCGGACAGGCGAGAAGCTCGTGCAGATCCGACGCCGCGAAACGGGCGGCAGGCGGCGCGGCAGAGGTGGACGGCATGGCGGTATTCGAAACGGTCATGCCGCCAATCTAGTGCGCCGCACATGCGGAGGAAAGGCAACGTTGAGCGGGCGCCGCGACTCTGTGGCCTCCGTGCGTCTCCCCCGCGGCCCTCAGGACGGCGCGAAGGGCGCGATCTCCACCCCCGCCGCCTCCAGCCGGGCACGCAGGGCGCGCGCGATCTCCACCGCACCGGGCGTGTCGCCATGGATGCAGAGCGTGTCCGCCTCGACCGGCAGGCGGCTGCCGTCGCTGCACGGGATATGGCCCTCGAGCACCATCGCGAGCACCTGCGCCGCGCTCGCCTCCGGATCATGGATCACGGCACCCGGCAGGCTGCGCGCGGTGAGCCGCCCCTCGGGCGTGTAGCTGCGGTCGGCATAGATCTCCCGCGCGACGCGAAGCCCGGCCCGGAGCGCGGCGCGCTCGGCCTCGGTATGGGGCATGGCCACGAGCGCGAGCGCGGGATCGACCGCTTTCACCGCGCGGGCGCAGAGCGCGGCGAGATCCGCGTCCTCGGCGGCCATGTTGTTGAGCGCGCCGTGGAATTTCACATGGGTCATCGCATGGCCCTCGAGTGCGCAGATGCCCTGCATCGCGACGATCTGGTAGATCAGCTGGGTCTCGAGATCCTCGGGCCGCTCGCCCGAGATCCGCCGCCGCCCGAACCCGTAGAGATCGGCGAAGGAGGGATGCGCACCGACACGCACTCCGGCGGCGCGCGCATCGCGGATCGTGCGCCGCATCA
The nucleotide sequence above comes from Celeribacter indicus. Encoded proteins:
- a CDS encoding aldo/keto reductase, with amino-acid sequence MKKRPLGTTGFEIAPVVFGGNVLGWTADEAESFRVLDAFVDHGFDAIDTADVYSAWIEGNSGGESETMLGKWLAARPGMRERVTIFTKVGSDMGGPDRRGLSKRWIAEAIDASLDRLGIGEVDVYFSHRPDPETDQAETLSAYDRLIREGKVRSIGASNFDADLLGTAFDIAEREGLPAYQVIQPEYNLYDRDEFEGPLRDLSLQRDLGVVTYFSLASGFLSGKYRSKDDLKGRKRGNFVEKYLDARGLRLLDALGEVAAEKGVEPAEVALAWILHRDGVTAPIASATSVAQVESFATAATLALSEEDMARLTGAGD
- a CDS encoding paraquat-inducible protein A: MENAGRPTQILTAHEAGLVGCTHCGRVSPPGVGICDRCGARIAPRDGSSLQRVWAWFFAGLVVYIPANLYPMLRTTQLGKEVDSTIFGGVVQLMHHGDIGVAIIVFVASIVIPVGKFIVIAYLALSVSRRVRLSAHRRHMLYEVVEFIGRWSMIDVFVVAILSSLVRLDFAATISPGIAAVSFALSVAFTMLAALSFDSRLIWDAGD
- a CDS encoding MlaD family protein, which encodes MTEPEPASTVVEGPKRSFWRNLSLVWLVPLAALAVTLFIAWQSWAERGTVIEISFENAAGITPEETLIRYRDVNIGVVEDVSFSSDLAAVVVHARIDRTVAGVLPENAQFWVVRPEVSASGITGLSTVLSGVYIQAAFSPQEDARADRFEGMEEAPLVLPGMRGTRVTLRTRDGGQITAGAPIYYRGIEVGKIEAPRLDRNGEEVIVDAFINAPHDRRLTTATRFWQTSGFSVNFGPQGLDLSVGSIAGLIRGGLSFDTVFSGGQPVEPGQIFDLYESEQEARSSVFNEAIENPVDLSVEFEQSVAGLTVGSPVVYKGVRIGAVSTLGAFVEGEGEDQTVILRAVISIDPGRLGLDPEAPPAETIAFFANAVHNGLRARLVSQSIFSRTLAVELAEIPEAAPETLGIFAATAPLLPSVVSNLPDAAATAEGLLNRVDNLPVEELMDQAIATLASIETLAGDENLRAAPDAFVGLMNDARGIVGSDDAQALPGELRAIIGELRGVAEELRAAEAVNRLVAALDAASEAADTVSEVAGSFDDKTSAVPQLLEDLDTLTQKANSLEVEQFLAMASAFLDGADRLIDQESTRALPESLTGALDEAQAALAELRGGGVVENANATFASAREAARAVEEAAADLPAIATRLDGLVGEAEGVLSGYGQNSRFNRETLEALRELRSAAQALSSLARTLERNPNSILFGR
- a CDS encoding paraquat-inducible protein A yields the protein MPSTSAAPPAARFAASDLHELLACPACDALLREPDVAIGETARCPRCGAVIEAPRALAMTRIMMLALAALILMIAAIFFPFLELEAAGMIRRSSLLDTVMAFSSGLTAPLTLAMAALIVVLPTVRFAALIYVLAPMALGYHPARHAAPAFRIAEAMRPWAMAEVFVVGVAVALVKVAGLAHISIGPAFWAFVALVIVTVMKDNFMSRVTVWKTLDARRRS
- a CDS encoding adenosylcobinamide amidohydrolase; protein product: MTGPALRLARPWLEMRFAAPREVLSWTLNRPGFVTADRLLWREVCNADLTPELDVADWLAGELAAQDMTDAPCFLTSRDIRRMVETRVTVDQVTARCVATVGLSNGERIGARRVYDPASWGTINIAVELDLPLARPALIEALSLVAEARTAALVELGPDLETGRITGTGTDCIAVAAPEGEMRFAGLHTAQGEALGRAVHDAVATGTRDWIGERTSS
- a CDS encoding isopenicillin N synthase family dioxygenase → MTKDPYALAELTRESTIGGDGTDIARDVPVIDLSDFETRKAEIAEALWEAATGSGFFQVTNHGIPEAEIEAAFDTAWDFFNLPQEVKATVAMPKGVNAGWEFKAQVRPSTGTPDNKESYQITLPKMDGLWPAETALPGFRDRALRFERLNWELGMRILSCFALKLGFDEDFFTRAHDRASPQYQSTLRLLHYMSMEEAKPEDFTFWRAGAHSDFDCLTILHQKEGEGGLQVCPGKDAESGAWTEVPPKAGHITCNIGDMLMRWSDDQLQSTLHRVRMPREGEYMGRRLSLPFFCQANRDVLMEGPLGKYPPMTAGDYLDMRIKANFARKG
- a CDS encoding PqiC family protein, whose amino-acid sequence is MTRFAPLLLLALAACGDNDPRYLIATPPATEAPAARAALRVATLEVRQVSLPAYAAADQILREEEAGGALRPVKSALWADEPSRAMTQRLADRIAATSTAEVAAEPWPLARPAQAEVDVRVSELAARADGRLHLNGQFAISSYDMVVRERIVPFAIAVPMNSDAPGAIAQATGAAVNALAARITGTLAR
- a CDS encoding LamB/YcsF family protein produces the protein MAPTLDLNCDMGESFGAWRMGEDAAMLELVTSANVACGFHAGDPVVMRRTIRDARAAGVRVGAHPSFADLYGFGRRRISGERPEDLETQLIYQIVAMQGICALEGHAMTHVKFHGALNNMAAEDADLAALCARAVKAVDPALALVAMPHTEAERAALRAGLRVAREIYADRSYTPEGRLTARSLPGAVIHDPEASAAQVLAMVLEGHIPCSDGSRLPVEADTLCIHGDTPGAVEIARALRARLEAAGVEIAPFAPS